In Anas acuta chromosome 5, bAnaAcu1.1, whole genome shotgun sequence, a single window of DNA contains:
- the NRDE2 gene encoding nuclear exosome regulator NRDE2 isoform X1, giving the protein MALFPAFAGAAESGETPAGSSEGSRKDLDWLSNPSFSTEDALLVHQRTTEVANSTPEKSPLISRTTSRSELSGESDSDENLKKSSKKRKKKKKKHHHYKTKKKAKGDSSSSESDLDTKHIKDRATASGRNREKEAAANLGDKTSNLTNNRFVWLDDVQAFTAETFRIDKKSDPANWAYKSLYRGDIARYKRKGESCLGIDAKKQCITWDSPASQKKQSQRRPERYFSKNNVKTLNTDGIPVCNKSSPSDSAAFIPVFQMESSDPSDTTEVNPLGIYDPSTTVWLQGKGNKDAEHEPVNTQQAFQESAINVNPILMTKVEEYNKKVRENPRDINAWMEFVSFQDELMRGPSPYASMGEQEVRRKSLKLILEKKLAILERAIESNPGNVDLKLARLKVCTEFWEPPALIKEWQKLIFIHPNNPELWKKYLLFCQSQFSTFSVSKINGLYGKCLTTLAAVQDGSMVSHPPLPGTEEAMLAIFIQQCHFLRQAGHSEKAVSLFQALIDFTFFKPDSVKDLPTKGQVEFFEPFWDSGEPRIGEKGARGWRAWMHQQEKGGWIAVDKPDDDDEEEIDEDEEIKDKTLPKWHIWLDIEYSREARHWLPWRPDKTKNQTEEDCEDPERQVLFDDLGPSMIQLSNPDLQHQLLYSFLQFLGVPCISKLFPPNLYIAMDENNIFDNVLSDEKPLTSIDVPLSGFNSIGHMDTMLRGRQHIGHYKDGEEFIQNVFHALYLLFSGKEKSNLSICWLQYEISKVVQCLQTKNKKKLKAQGRKSKKLAKNLLKAPDNRNDLSLWKLYAYLEWLLGNTADARKVFDTALSTAETGGLKSPKLCSLSLLYAQLEVELLESLEGAVTSRAVHILTKLTESGPYVPYNGQVLSVNVLKARKTYEHALQDYLNKTPVSDRDQVGESNQLVNLVGCYAVFQYLTVGIDAAVLVYAQASEKLQVPAPEKCENSGMNSGVQNLPTALEAVTLLHTNLLMFHMKISVYPLNPLREALTEALRRYPSNQSLWRSYIQVQGKSHSASKARRFFDGVTRSTSSLEPWLFAIQAEQMRKKLTEHVQRADVGEIYYTIPETGLTNRIIALFEHATQSENGTHCPLLWRMYLNFLVSVGKKEKSKGLFYKAIQNCPWTKVLYMDAIEYFPDQLQETLDLMTEKELRVRVPMEELDLLLEV; this is encoded by the exons aTGGCGCTGTTCCCGGCCTTCGCCGGTGCCGCCGAGTCCGGGGAGACCCCAGCGGGCAGCAGCGAGGGCTCCAGGAAAG ACCTGGACTGGCTGAGTAACCCAAGCTTCTCTACAGAAGATGCACTGTTAGTGCATCAACGCACTACAGAAGTTGCAAATTCTACCCCTGAAAAATCACCACTAATAAG CAGGACTACTTCAAGATCAGAGCTGTCAGGGGAAAGTGATTCAGATGAGAATCTGAAAAAGTCaagtaagaaaaggaaaaagaaaaagaaaaagcatcaccactacaagacaaaaaagaaagccaaagggGACTCCAGCAGCAGCGAATCAGACTTGGACACTAAGCACATCAAGGACAGAGCTACAGCAAGTGGCAGAAATCGtgaaaaggaagcagcagcaaa TCTAGGTGATAAAACATCAAATCTTACCAACAACCGCTTTGTTTGGCTTGATGACGTCCAGGCTTTCACAGCAGAAACTTTCAGAATAGACAAGAAATCAGATCCTGCAAACTGGGCCTACAAATCCCTGTATCGAGGGGACATTGCAAG atataaaaggaaaggagagtCCTGTCTTGGCATAGATGCAAAGAAACAATGTATAACTTGGGACAGTCCTGCATCCCAAAAGAAGCAATCACAGAGGCGACCTGAGCGCTACTTCTCAAAGAACAATGTGAAGACATTAAACACAGATGGGATTCCTGTTTGCAATAAAAGTTCTCCATCTGACTCAGCTGCTTTTATACCAGTTTTCCAAATGGAAAGCAGTGATCCTTCTGACACAACAGAGGTAAACCCTCTTGGGATTTATGATCCATCAACTACAGTGTGGctgcaaggaaaaggaaacaaagatgcAGAACATGAGCCTGTAAATACACAGCAGGCATTTCAGGAGTCTGCGATAAATGTTAACCCCATTCTGATGACAAAAGTGGAAGAATATAACAAGAAAGTCAGAGAAAACCCAAGAGATATTAATGCTTGGAtggaatttgtttcttttcag gaTGAATTAATGAGAGGACCTAGCCCTTATGCAAGTATGGGAGAGCAGGAAGTAAGAAGAAAATCACTGAAGTTAATCTTAGAAAAGAAACTAGCTATTTTAGAGAGGGCAATTGAAAGCAATCCAGGTAATGTTGATCTGAAACTCGCCAGGTTGAAGGTTTGCACAGAATTCTGGGAACCACCAGCTTTGATCAAAGAATGGCAGAAGCTAATTTTCATACATCCCAATAACCCAGAGCTGTGGAAGAAATATCTTCTGTTCTGTCAAAGTCAGTTCAGtaccttttctgtttcaaaaatcaaTGGACTCTATGGAAAATGCTTGACTACGCTGGCAGCTGTACAGGATGGCAGCATGGTGTCACATCCCCCACTGCCAGGCACAGAAGAAGCTATGCTAG CTATATTTATTCAGCAATGCCACTTCCTGCGACAGGCTGGCCATTCTGAGAAAGCAGTGTCTTTGTTTCAGGCTCTGATTGACTTCACCTTCTTTAAACCTGATAGTGTAAAAGATCTGCCAACAAAGGGACAG GTGGAATTCTTTGAACCCTTTTGGGATAGTGGAGAACCACGAATTGGAGAAAAAGGAGCAAGAGGCTGGAGGGCATGGATGCACCAACAAGAAAAGGGTGGCTGGATTGCTGTTGACAAACCTG atgatgatgatgaagaagagatagatgaagatgaagaaataaaggatAAAACTCTCCCCAAGTGGCACATTTGGCTGGATATTGAATATTCTCGTGAAGCAAGACATTGGCTACCTTGGAGGccagacaaaaccaaaaaccaaactGAAGAAGACTGTGAAGATCCAGAAAGACAG gttttatttgaTGATCTTGGACCATCCATGATCCAGCTTTCTAATCCAGACCTTCAACATCAACTACTGTACTCATTTTTGCAATTCCTGGGAGTGCCATGTATAAGTAAACTCTTTCCTCCCAACCTCTATATTGCCATGGACGAAAATAACATCTTTGACAATGTACTTTCTGATGAAAAGCCACTGACTTCTATTGATGTGCCACTATCTGGATTCAACAGTATTGGTCATATGGACACGATGCTAAGAGGCAGACAGCATATAGGCCATTATAAAGATGGAGAGGAATTCATACAGAATGTTTTTCATGCTCTATACCTGCTAttttcaggaaaggaaaaatctaACCTGTCCATTTGTTGGTTACAGTATGAAATATCTAAG GTAGTTCAGTGTctccaaacaaaaaacaagaagaagCTGAAAGCACAAGggaggaaaagtaaaaaattggCCAAGAATCTCCTTAAAGCACCTGACAACCGAAATGACCTTTCTCTTTGGAAACTGTATGCGTACCTAGAATGGCTGCTTGGAAACACTGCTGATGCTAGGAAGGTATTTGACAcagctctgagcacagcagagACGGGAGGATTGAAGAGTCCCAAGCTGTGCAGCCTCAGTCTGCTTTATGCTCAGCTAGAAGTGGAACTCCTGGAAAGCCTGGAAGGAGCTGTCACATCGCGCGCTGTTCATATATTGACTAAATTGACTGAAAGTGGACCGTATGTGCCCTATAATGGACAAGTGTTATCTGTTAATGTCCTGAAAGCTCGTAAGACGTATGAGCATGCACTGcaagattatttaaataaaacaccagTTTCTGATCGGGATCAGGTCGGTGAGTCTAACCAGCTGGTTAACTTGGTTGGATGTTACGCAGTGTTCCAGTACTTGACCGTTGGGATTGATGCTGCGGTATTGGTATATGCACAGGCTTCGGAAAAACTTCAAGTTCCTGCTCcagagaaatgtgaaaattcCGGAATGAATTCTGGCGTTCAAAATCTTCCCACAGCTCTTGAAGCTGTCACACTGCTGCACACAAATTTACTCATGTTCCACATGAAAATTAGCGTTTATCCTTTGAATCCTTTGCGAGAGGCCCTAACGGAGGCGCTGAGGAGATATCCTAGCAACCAGTCCCTCTGGAGGTCGTACATCCAGGTCCAAGGGAAGTCTCACAGTGCTAGCAAAGCACGAAGGTTTTTTGATGGTGTCACGAGGTCTACCAGCTCTTTAGAGCCGTGGCTGTTTGCAATCCAAGCagagcaaatgagaaaaaaacttACTGAGCACGTCCAGAG GGCAGATGTTGGTGAAATATATTATACTATTCCTGAAACTGGGTTAACAAATAGGATTATAGCTCTATTTGAACATGCCACTCAGAGTGAAAATGGTACCCATTGTCCACTGCTATGGAGGATGTATTTGAACTTTCTG gtttcagtaggaaaaaaagaaaaaagtaaaggatTGTTTTATAAAGCCATTCAGAACTGTCCTTGGACAAAA GTACTGTATATGGATGCAATAGAGTACTTCCCTGATCAGCTACAAGAGACACTTGATCTAATGACTGAAAAAGAATTAAGAGTGCGGGTACCTATGGAAGAGCTGGATCTCCTGTTAGAAGTCTAA
- the NRDE2 gene encoding nuclear exosome regulator NRDE2 isoform X2, translating into MALFPAFAGAAESGETPAGSSEGSRKDLDWLSNPSFSTEDALLVHQRTTEVANSTPEKSPLIRTTSRSELSGESDSDENLKKSSKKRKKKKKKHHHYKTKKKAKGDSSSSESDLDTKHIKDRATASGRNREKEAAANLGDKTSNLTNNRFVWLDDVQAFTAETFRIDKKSDPANWAYKSLYRGDIARYKRKGESCLGIDAKKQCITWDSPASQKKQSQRRPERYFSKNNVKTLNTDGIPVCNKSSPSDSAAFIPVFQMESSDPSDTTEVNPLGIYDPSTTVWLQGKGNKDAEHEPVNTQQAFQESAINVNPILMTKVEEYNKKVRENPRDINAWMEFVSFQDELMRGPSPYASMGEQEVRRKSLKLILEKKLAILERAIESNPGNVDLKLARLKVCTEFWEPPALIKEWQKLIFIHPNNPELWKKYLLFCQSQFSTFSVSKINGLYGKCLTTLAAVQDGSMVSHPPLPGTEEAMLAIFIQQCHFLRQAGHSEKAVSLFQALIDFTFFKPDSVKDLPTKGQVEFFEPFWDSGEPRIGEKGARGWRAWMHQQEKGGWIAVDKPDDDDEEEIDEDEEIKDKTLPKWHIWLDIEYSREARHWLPWRPDKTKNQTEEDCEDPERQVLFDDLGPSMIQLSNPDLQHQLLYSFLQFLGVPCISKLFPPNLYIAMDENNIFDNVLSDEKPLTSIDVPLSGFNSIGHMDTMLRGRQHIGHYKDGEEFIQNVFHALYLLFSGKEKSNLSICWLQYEISKVVQCLQTKNKKKLKAQGRKSKKLAKNLLKAPDNRNDLSLWKLYAYLEWLLGNTADARKVFDTALSTAETGGLKSPKLCSLSLLYAQLEVELLESLEGAVTSRAVHILTKLTESGPYVPYNGQVLSVNVLKARKTYEHALQDYLNKTPVSDRDQVGESNQLVNLVGCYAVFQYLTVGIDAAVLVYAQASEKLQVPAPEKCENSGMNSGVQNLPTALEAVTLLHTNLLMFHMKISVYPLNPLREALTEALRRYPSNQSLWRSYIQVQGKSHSASKARRFFDGVTRSTSSLEPWLFAIQAEQMRKKLTEHVQRADVGEIYYTIPETGLTNRIIALFEHATQSENGTHCPLLWRMYLNFLVSVGKKEKSKGLFYKAIQNCPWTKVLYMDAIEYFPDQLQETLDLMTEKELRVRVPMEELDLLLEV; encoded by the exons aTGGCGCTGTTCCCGGCCTTCGCCGGTGCCGCCGAGTCCGGGGAGACCCCAGCGGGCAGCAGCGAGGGCTCCAGGAAAG ACCTGGACTGGCTGAGTAACCCAAGCTTCTCTACAGAAGATGCACTGTTAGTGCATCAACGCACTACAGAAGTTGCAAATTCTACCCCTGAAAAATCACCACTAATAAG GACTACTTCAAGATCAGAGCTGTCAGGGGAAAGTGATTCAGATGAGAATCTGAAAAAGTCaagtaagaaaaggaaaaagaaaaagaaaaagcatcaccactacaagacaaaaaagaaagccaaagggGACTCCAGCAGCAGCGAATCAGACTTGGACACTAAGCACATCAAGGACAGAGCTACAGCAAGTGGCAGAAATCGtgaaaaggaagcagcagcaaa TCTAGGTGATAAAACATCAAATCTTACCAACAACCGCTTTGTTTGGCTTGATGACGTCCAGGCTTTCACAGCAGAAACTTTCAGAATAGACAAGAAATCAGATCCTGCAAACTGGGCCTACAAATCCCTGTATCGAGGGGACATTGCAAG atataaaaggaaaggagagtCCTGTCTTGGCATAGATGCAAAGAAACAATGTATAACTTGGGACAGTCCTGCATCCCAAAAGAAGCAATCACAGAGGCGACCTGAGCGCTACTTCTCAAAGAACAATGTGAAGACATTAAACACAGATGGGATTCCTGTTTGCAATAAAAGTTCTCCATCTGACTCAGCTGCTTTTATACCAGTTTTCCAAATGGAAAGCAGTGATCCTTCTGACACAACAGAGGTAAACCCTCTTGGGATTTATGATCCATCAACTACAGTGTGGctgcaaggaaaaggaaacaaagatgcAGAACATGAGCCTGTAAATACACAGCAGGCATTTCAGGAGTCTGCGATAAATGTTAACCCCATTCTGATGACAAAAGTGGAAGAATATAACAAGAAAGTCAGAGAAAACCCAAGAGATATTAATGCTTGGAtggaatttgtttcttttcag gaTGAATTAATGAGAGGACCTAGCCCTTATGCAAGTATGGGAGAGCAGGAAGTAAGAAGAAAATCACTGAAGTTAATCTTAGAAAAGAAACTAGCTATTTTAGAGAGGGCAATTGAAAGCAATCCAGGTAATGTTGATCTGAAACTCGCCAGGTTGAAGGTTTGCACAGAATTCTGGGAACCACCAGCTTTGATCAAAGAATGGCAGAAGCTAATTTTCATACATCCCAATAACCCAGAGCTGTGGAAGAAATATCTTCTGTTCTGTCAAAGTCAGTTCAGtaccttttctgtttcaaaaatcaaTGGACTCTATGGAAAATGCTTGACTACGCTGGCAGCTGTACAGGATGGCAGCATGGTGTCACATCCCCCACTGCCAGGCACAGAAGAAGCTATGCTAG CTATATTTATTCAGCAATGCCACTTCCTGCGACAGGCTGGCCATTCTGAGAAAGCAGTGTCTTTGTTTCAGGCTCTGATTGACTTCACCTTCTTTAAACCTGATAGTGTAAAAGATCTGCCAACAAAGGGACAG GTGGAATTCTTTGAACCCTTTTGGGATAGTGGAGAACCACGAATTGGAGAAAAAGGAGCAAGAGGCTGGAGGGCATGGATGCACCAACAAGAAAAGGGTGGCTGGATTGCTGTTGACAAACCTG atgatgatgatgaagaagagatagatgaagatgaagaaataaaggatAAAACTCTCCCCAAGTGGCACATTTGGCTGGATATTGAATATTCTCGTGAAGCAAGACATTGGCTACCTTGGAGGccagacaaaaccaaaaaccaaactGAAGAAGACTGTGAAGATCCAGAAAGACAG gttttatttgaTGATCTTGGACCATCCATGATCCAGCTTTCTAATCCAGACCTTCAACATCAACTACTGTACTCATTTTTGCAATTCCTGGGAGTGCCATGTATAAGTAAACTCTTTCCTCCCAACCTCTATATTGCCATGGACGAAAATAACATCTTTGACAATGTACTTTCTGATGAAAAGCCACTGACTTCTATTGATGTGCCACTATCTGGATTCAACAGTATTGGTCATATGGACACGATGCTAAGAGGCAGACAGCATATAGGCCATTATAAAGATGGAGAGGAATTCATACAGAATGTTTTTCATGCTCTATACCTGCTAttttcaggaaaggaaaaatctaACCTGTCCATTTGTTGGTTACAGTATGAAATATCTAAG GTAGTTCAGTGTctccaaacaaaaaacaagaagaagCTGAAAGCACAAGggaggaaaagtaaaaaattggCCAAGAATCTCCTTAAAGCACCTGACAACCGAAATGACCTTTCTCTTTGGAAACTGTATGCGTACCTAGAATGGCTGCTTGGAAACACTGCTGATGCTAGGAAGGTATTTGACAcagctctgagcacagcagagACGGGAGGATTGAAGAGTCCCAAGCTGTGCAGCCTCAGTCTGCTTTATGCTCAGCTAGAAGTGGAACTCCTGGAAAGCCTGGAAGGAGCTGTCACATCGCGCGCTGTTCATATATTGACTAAATTGACTGAAAGTGGACCGTATGTGCCCTATAATGGACAAGTGTTATCTGTTAATGTCCTGAAAGCTCGTAAGACGTATGAGCATGCACTGcaagattatttaaataaaacaccagTTTCTGATCGGGATCAGGTCGGTGAGTCTAACCAGCTGGTTAACTTGGTTGGATGTTACGCAGTGTTCCAGTACTTGACCGTTGGGATTGATGCTGCGGTATTGGTATATGCACAGGCTTCGGAAAAACTTCAAGTTCCTGCTCcagagaaatgtgaaaattcCGGAATGAATTCTGGCGTTCAAAATCTTCCCACAGCTCTTGAAGCTGTCACACTGCTGCACACAAATTTACTCATGTTCCACATGAAAATTAGCGTTTATCCTTTGAATCCTTTGCGAGAGGCCCTAACGGAGGCGCTGAGGAGATATCCTAGCAACCAGTCCCTCTGGAGGTCGTACATCCAGGTCCAAGGGAAGTCTCACAGTGCTAGCAAAGCACGAAGGTTTTTTGATGGTGTCACGAGGTCTACCAGCTCTTTAGAGCCGTGGCTGTTTGCAATCCAAGCagagcaaatgagaaaaaaacttACTGAGCACGTCCAGAG GGCAGATGTTGGTGAAATATATTATACTATTCCTGAAACTGGGTTAACAAATAGGATTATAGCTCTATTTGAACATGCCACTCAGAGTGAAAATGGTACCCATTGTCCACTGCTATGGAGGATGTATTTGAACTTTCTG gtttcagtaggaaaaaaagaaaaaagtaaaggatTGTTTTATAAAGCCATTCAGAACTGTCCTTGGACAAAA GTACTGTATATGGATGCAATAGAGTACTTCCCTGATCAGCTACAAGAGACACTTGATCTAATGACTGAAAAAGAATTAAGAGTGCGGGTACCTATGGAAGAGCTGGATCTCCTGTTAGAAGTCTAA